From one Ursus arctos isolate Adak ecotype North America unplaced genomic scaffold, UrsArc2.0 scaffold_26, whole genome shotgun sequence genomic stretch:
- the LOC125282299 gene encoding olfactory receptor 6C74-like, whose product MGNHTQAIVFILAGLTDDPQLQVVLLVFLLLIYLLSVTGNLTTITLTLLDTHLKTPMYFFLWNFSFLEISFTTTCIPKLLVTMATGDKTISFNCCAAQVFFVFLLGASEFYLLAAMSYDRYVAICKPLHYTTVMNSRVCLQLVFCCWLAGFFTIFVPLLLGINLDFCASKIVDHFYCDTTSLLQISCSDTRLVETMGFISASMTLVVTLVMVIISYTYIALTILKFPSANQKKKAFSTCSSHMIVISLSYGSCIFMYVKPSVKQKVSFSKGIAVLNTSVAPLLNPFIYTLRNQPVQKAFMNMVHRVVSFSSK is encoded by the coding sequence ATGGGAAACCACACCCAAGCCATAGTGTTTATCCTGGCAGGTCTGACTGATGACCCACAGTTGCAAGTTGTGTTGTTGGTCTTCCTGCTTCTCATCTACTTGCTGAGCGTCACGGGCAATCTGACCACCATCACACTCACCCTGCTGGATACTCACCTCAAGACccccatgtattttttcctttggaatttttccttcttagaaatttcctttaCTACTACATGCATCCCCAAATTGTTGGTTACTATGGCAACTGGAGACAAAACCATTTCCTTTAATTGTTGTGCAGCTCAAGtgttttttgtcttccttcttgGTGCATCTGAATTTTACTTGCTGGCCgccatgtcctatgaccgctatgtggccatctgtaagccccTGCATTACACAACCGTCATGAACAGTAGGGTCTGCCTTCAACTTGTCTTCTGTTGTTGGCTTGCTGGATTCTTTACCATCTTTGTACCTCTCCTCTTAGGCATAAATCTTGACTTCTGTGCCTCCAAAATTGTTGATCATTTCTACTGTGATACCACTTCCCTGCTGCAGATCTCCTGCTCAGACACACGGCTTGTTGAGACCATGGGATTCATTTCTGCGTCGATGACACTCGTGGTCACGTTGGTAATGGTGATAATATCATATACCTATATTGCATTAACGATTCTAAAATTCCCTTCAGCTAATCAGAAGAAAAAGGCTTTTTCAACGTGTTCTTCTCACATGATTGTGATCTCCCTTTCTTATGGCAGCTGCATCTTCATGTATGTTAAGCCATCAGTCAAACAAAAAGTATCTTTTTCCAAGGGAATTGCAGTGCTCAATACTTCTGTGGCTCCACTTCTGAATCCTTTCATCTACACTTTGAGGAACCAGCCAGTGCAGAAAGCCTTCATGAATATGGTACACAGGGTTGTTTCTTTCTCAAGcaaatga
- the LOC125282284 gene encoding olfactory receptor 6C74, with amino-acid sequence MRNHSTVTTFILLGLTDNPQLQVVVFLLLFFTYMLSVSGNLTIITLTLLDAHLKTPMYFFLRSFSFLEISFTTVCIPRFLVSMATGDKTISYNGCATQLFFTILLGSIEFFLLAAMSYDRYVAICKPLHYLTIMSERVCNLLVFASWLAGFVVIVPPLLVGLQLDFCAANTIDHFFCDFSPILQLSCTDTDVVDLMTFLSAILILLVTLVLVVLSYANIIRTILKIPSSQQRKKAFSTCSSHMVVVSISYGSCIFMYVKPSAKDRVSLNKGIALLSTSVAPMLNPFIYTLRNKQVQDAFKHMIKKTEIFSVK; translated from the coding sequence ATGAGAAACCACTCCACAGTAACAACGTTTATTCTTCTTGGACTGACCGACAATCCACAGTTACAAGTGGtcgtttttcttctcctttttttcacCTACATGTTGAGTGTCAGTGGGAATCTAACCATAATCACCCTCACCCTCCTGGACGCGCATCTAAAGacacccatgtatttcttcctccgAAGTTTCTCGTTTTTAGAAATCTCATTCACAACTGTCTGCATCCCCAGATTTCTTGTCAGTATGGCGACAGGCGATAAGACCATTTCTTACAACGGTTGTGCAACACAGCTGTTTTTTACTATTCTGTTGGGTTCaattgaattttttcttctggCCGCCATGTCTtatgaccgctacgtggccatctgcaaacccctGCATTACCTGACCATCATGAGTGAGAGAGTCTGCAACTTGTTGGTCTTTGCTTCATGGTTGGCTGGTTTTGTAGTAATTGTTCCACCACTCCTTGTGGGTCTCCAGCTAGATTTCTGTGCAGCCAACACTATAGaccatttcttctgtgatttttctcctatattacAGCTCTCTTGCACAGACACAGATGTAGTAGACTTAATGACATTTCTCTCAGCCATTTTGATCCTCCTGGTTACACTGGTATTAGTGGTTCTCTCCTATGCAAACATCATCAGGACTATCCTGAAGATACCTTCTTCTCAACAGAGGAAGAAAGCCTTTTCTACATGTTCTTCTCACATGGTGGTTGTGTCCATTTCGTATGGCAGCTGCATCTTCATGTATGTGAAACCCTCTGCTAAGGACAGAGTGTCTTTAAATAAAGGGATAGCCCTGCTCAGTACCTCTGTTGCCCCCATGTTGAATCCCTTCATTTACACACTGAGAAACAAACAAGTGCAAGATGCTTTTAAGCACATGatcaaaaagactgagattttcTCAGTAAAGTGA